The Leptospira neocaledonica DNA window CGGGTGCATCATGATCGAAATCTTTACTGTCCAGGTTCCAAGGAGTATCTGCCATAGTTGAAGTCGCTTATTTTTACCGAATGCGAAGACTATCGAAGTACTAGCGGTTTCTGCAAGGATTTTATCCCGTTTTTTCCATACTCTTAATTGAGAAGAATATATTGTCCCTGCTTCTAGTTCGAAAAGACTTATCTCTTAAAGGGTCATTAAGAATCCTCTCTTACACCTTCCGAGATAGAAAATTTATAGATCTTTGCATTTAGTCCGAATTTCCTGAAATATTCCTTTTCGAATTCGGAGAATAAAGAAGAAGATCTGCCTTCTTTGTCCAGGACTAGAACACAACCTCCGAAACCTCCTCCAATCATTCTGGCACCTAATACATTTGCGGAATGGAACCACTCTACGATAAAATCAATTTCTTTGCAGGAGACTTGGAAGTTTTGGGAGAGAGACTCATGGCAAGAGAATAATTCTTTTCCGACCTTCTCCGCATCTTTATCTTTTAAGAAGCGGATAACGTTTTGAGCCCTGGATTTTTCTCCTAAAATATGAGTGGCCCTTTTAAATTCGGATTGGGTCAGGTTTGCTTTTTCTATCAGTGAGAAGTTTGCCTGGCTTAAGGTCCGGACTTCCGGAGAAAGTTTATTACATTTTGAAGTCGCAGATTCCACTTCTTTTCTTCTGTTATTATACTCACTTTCTTTCAGACTATGTGGGACCTGAGAATCGATTAGATAGAATTCGTAACCTGGAAGATCCAAATTATGATAAGAATATTCTAGACTTTCAGTATTGAGTGAAATACAAGTAGAAGGTTTAGCCACAGCGATCACGAACTGATCCATGATCCCGCAGTTGACTCCTACAAAATGATTCTCCGCCGCTTGTGCGAGTAGAGCGATCTTTTCAAGACTGATGTCCCAATGGAAAATTTTAGAAAGTGCAAATGCGGTT harbors:
- the galK gene encoding galactokinase, which produces MTLSIRENLSSSLSRIFPDTPDSGPIHFFSAPGRVNIIGEHVDYAGGLVFPAAIDFRTNFVIRTNGLGTFRLYSLDFQSEFVTNDLIYSEEKSWANYILGVVSEARKLGLRVEGFDLAFTGNIPQGAGLSSSAAVEVGTAFALSKIFHWDISLEKIALLAQAAENHFVGVNCGIMDQFVIAVAKPSTCISLNTESLEYSYHNLDLPGYEFYLIDSQVPHSLKESEYNNRRKEVESATSKCNKLSPEVRTLSQANFSLIEKANLTQSEFKRATHILGEKSRAQNVIRFLKDKDAEKVGKELFSCHESLSQNFQVSCKEIDFIVEWFHSANVLGARMIGGGFGGCVLVLDKEGRSSSLFSEFEKEYFRKFGLNAKIYKFSISEGVREDS